From Streptomyces sp. TLI_235, a single genomic window includes:
- a CDS encoding pimeloyl-ACP methyl ester carboxylesterase has translation MVRRLVEAAGGRRLAVETTGDPYGKPVFLLHGTPGSRVGPMPRSSVLARLGVRLLSFDRPGYGGSTRLPGRQVAAAADDVVAIADAFGLDGFAVLGRSGGGPHALACAALLPERVARVAALVSLAPRHAEGLDWYGGMTHSNVREYTDVERGEEHFADTFRFRSGLIRDNPHALINDLVPELPPTDRALVSDAGIRRMLLATYQEAFRYGADGWIDDVLAFTAPWGFEVSSIRVPTRLWHGADDQFSPVDHSRWLADHIPGADLYLEPGAAHFGALKVMTEALQWAAAG, from the coding sequence GTGGTACGACGACTGGTCGAGGCCGCAGGGGGACGGAGGCTGGCGGTCGAGACCACCGGCGACCCGTACGGGAAGCCGGTGTTCCTGCTGCACGGCACACCGGGCAGCAGAGTGGGGCCGATGCCGCGCAGCAGCGTGCTGGCCCGGCTCGGCGTCCGGCTGCTCTCCTTCGACCGGCCGGGGTACGGCGGGTCGACCCGGCTGCCAGGCCGCCAGGTGGCCGCGGCGGCCGACGACGTGGTGGCGATCGCGGACGCGTTCGGGCTGGACGGCTTCGCCGTCCTCGGCCGGTCCGGCGGCGGGCCGCATGCGCTGGCCTGCGCGGCGCTGCTGCCGGAGCGGGTCGCCAGGGTGGCGGCGCTGGTGAGCCTGGCGCCGCGGCACGCCGAGGGGCTGGACTGGTACGGCGGGATGACGCACTCCAATGTCCGGGAGTACACGGACGTGGAACGGGGCGAGGAGCACTTCGCCGACACCTTCCGCTTCCGGTCCGGCCTGATCCGGGACAACCCGCACGCGCTGATCAACGACCTGGTGCCGGAACTGCCGCCGACCGACCGGGCGCTGGTGTCCGACGCGGGGATCCGGCGGATGCTGCTGGCGACCTACCAGGAGGCGTTCCGGTACGGCGCGGACGGCTGGATCGACGACGTGCTGGCGTTCACCGCGCCCTGGGGGTTCGAGGTGTCGTCGATCCGGGTGCCGACCCGGCTGTGGCACGGTGCGGACGACCAGTTCTCGCCGGTGGACCACTCCCGCTGGCTGGCCGACCACATTCCGGGCGCCGACCTCTACCTGGAGCCGGGGGCGGCGCACTTCGGCGCGCTCAAGGTCATGACGGAGGCGCTGCAGTGGGCTGCGGCGGGCTGA
- a CDS encoding glyoxylate reductase — protein sequence MTDTTAPRVLVTRRLAPGVLERLAAACEVVHHDSEAPLPRAELLAAAAGCTALLTTLDDTVDTELLAAAGPALALVANHAVGTHNIDHAACAARGVAVSNTPGVLTEATADMAWALLLAAGRRLGEGERLLRSGRPWAWAPTFMLGVELSGTPLGILGMGRIGQAVARRAAGFGMPVSYHNRNRLPADREQGARHLPLDELLATSPVLVVTAPLTAGTRHLVDAERIALMPAGAVLVSMTAGVVDEEAVAAALASGHLFAAAVDNFEQEPAVPAALLAQERAVLAPHLGSATVRTRQAMGDLAVDNVLAVLAGAEPPTRVSPPQPTAAPPS from the coding sequence ATGACCGACACCACCGCGCCCAGGGTCCTCGTCACCCGCCGGCTCGCCCCCGGCGTACTGGAACGGCTCGCCGCCGCCTGCGAGGTCGTGCACCACGACAGCGAGGCACCGCTGCCGCGCGCCGAACTCCTCGCCGCCGCGGCCGGCTGCACCGCGCTGCTCACCACCCTCGACGACACCGTCGACACCGAGCTCCTCGCCGCGGCCGGCCCCGCCCTGGCGCTGGTCGCCAACCACGCGGTCGGCACCCACAACATCGACCACGCCGCCTGCGCGGCCCGCGGCGTCGCCGTCTCCAATACCCCCGGCGTGCTCACCGAGGCCACCGCGGACATGGCCTGGGCCCTGCTGCTCGCCGCCGGCCGCCGGCTCGGCGAGGGCGAGCGGCTGCTCCGCTCCGGCCGGCCCTGGGCCTGGGCACCGACCTTCATGCTCGGCGTGGAGCTCTCCGGCACCCCGCTCGGCATCCTCGGCATGGGCCGGATCGGGCAGGCCGTCGCCCGCCGCGCCGCCGGCTTCGGCATGCCGGTGAGCTACCACAACCGCAACCGGCTCCCGGCCGACCGCGAGCAGGGCGCCCGCCACCTGCCGCTCGACGAACTGCTCGCCACGTCCCCGGTGCTGGTGGTGACCGCCCCGCTGACCGCCGGCACCCGCCACCTGGTCGACGCCGAGAGGATCGCCCTGATGCCCGCCGGAGCCGTCCTGGTCAGCATGACCGCGGGTGTCGTCGACGAGGAGGCGGTGGCCGCCGCCCTCGCCTCCGGTCACCTGTTCGCCGCAGCCGTGGACAACTTCGAGCAGGAGCCGGCCGTCCCCGCCGCGCTGCTCGCCCAGGAGCGCGCGGTGCTCGCCCCGCACCTCGGCAGCGCCACCGTCCGCACCCGTCAGGCCATGGGAGACCTGGCGGTGGACAACGTGCTCGCCGTCCTCGCCGGAGCCGAACCGCCCACCCGGGTCAGCCCGCCGCAGCCCACTGCAGCGCCTCCGTCATGA
- a CDS encoding MinD-like ATPase involved in chromosome partitioning or flagellar assembly has translation MTDRQTWAATAGRRFGPEPEAESRSDEDRQGRIITFYSYKGGTGRTMALANTAWILAANGFRVLTVDWDLEAPGLGRFFHPFLDQAAVDGTTGMMDLFADYYDEARRPTERALDWHEDFARIHPHAISLRWRFPGSGGLDYVPAGQVNRDYSANRIDWDDFYERYDGQRFLQSLRQDMKHHYDYVLIDSRTGLTDTADICTVEMPDDLVVCFTLSDQSIDGAARIAHTVNGRYADRGIRILPVPMRIDENEKEKADAGRAHARIRFSGLPSGLAEPELAQYWASVEIPYRPFYSYEEILAPFGDAPGQPASLLSACERLTAVLTRDRITTLPPMDELERLRNLDAFIRRRPTAPADLYLSFVPEDRVWADWIASVLTDAGFRVVSRDLGVGADPRASTEQGIDAAYRTVAVLSSAYLVSPQAQALWERAVGGDPAGTRRQVIPVRVGDVRLTAPFNNRNPVDLVGRDETQAALTLLRALGHTDPVPTERSPGSPRFPGTRPTYWSVPQRNPSFTGRAKVLDDLREQLVGGPTAVLPTPQTLYGLGGVGKTQVALEYAHRFMSHYDLVWWIDAEQPESVVLDLAELADRLGLRVGESVNEAAESAREALRRGTPTSRWLLIFDNADEPSEVRRYFPGGTGHILITSRNQGWSGQAGVLGVDVFTRGESIDHLRRRVRGLTRQDADRVAEAVGDLPLAVEVAAAWLETTRTPVDTYVAQLQAEATKALAAGDTPVDYPTPVGATWNVSIARLREQSPAAVRLLQLCAFFAPEPISLTLFYNEQMTRALAPYDEELTDSFMLGKVIQAVSRYALAKTDAASNSFQVHRLVQAVVRSGMTPTEQQDAMHDVHRILVNARPSLGDTDDPGNWPAFEKIWPHLTPSRAQDCDERETRELLIDRVRYLWKRVDLERAMSLARSLDVTWADRYAAETNAAERRFLRRQMLSLNFQLANVLRSQGAYSEALELDRATLAGQKELLGDHNAFTLMTAGSLGADLRNLGRFQEALILDIDTYNQFRDLFGDDNPRTLSVANNLAIDHRLVGNSQLARDLDQETFDRRAAVLGPRHPYTLSSKSNLARDLREMGDYKGSAELLREVTESLDEILQPDAPENLRNAKSLAVSLRRAGEVREARRLTEQTYERYVDRYGPDNADALACRLNLAADHSAAGDKETARDIAAAAYEGYRRLHGDQHPFTAVCQNNLAIYLRGSGDVTGAIRHNEEAVAGLAHSLDPDHPYTLNATINLANAYADDHQLAKAEELGRAAYAGLHNRYGPGHPDAVVCWLNLAITLRSAGRQDEADAMRRQAITALVELFGDDHPTIVSARGWQRINRDLEPQPL, from the coding sequence ATGACCGACAGGCAGACGTGGGCCGCCACGGCGGGCCGCCGCTTCGGGCCGGAGCCGGAGGCCGAGAGCCGCTCGGACGAGGACCGTCAGGGGCGGATCATCACGTTCTACTCGTACAAGGGCGGCACCGGCCGGACCATGGCGCTCGCCAACACCGCCTGGATCCTCGCCGCCAACGGCTTCCGGGTGCTCACCGTCGACTGGGACCTGGAGGCGCCCGGCCTCGGCCGGTTCTTCCACCCCTTCCTCGACCAGGCGGCCGTCGACGGCACCACCGGCATGATGGACCTCTTCGCCGACTACTACGACGAGGCCCGCCGCCCCACGGAGCGCGCCCTCGACTGGCACGAGGACTTCGCCCGGATCCACCCGCACGCCATCTCGCTCCGCTGGCGTTTCCCCGGCAGCGGCGGCCTCGACTACGTCCCGGCCGGCCAGGTCAACCGGGACTACTCCGCCAACCGGATCGACTGGGACGACTTCTACGAGCGCTACGACGGGCAGCGGTTCCTGCAGTCGCTGCGCCAGGACATGAAGCACCACTACGACTACGTCCTGATCGACAGCCGCACCGGCCTCACCGACACCGCCGACATCTGCACCGTCGAGATGCCCGACGACCTGGTCGTCTGCTTCACCCTCAGCGACCAGAGCATCGACGGCGCCGCCCGGATCGCCCACACCGTCAACGGCCGCTACGCCGACCGCGGCATCCGCATCCTGCCCGTCCCGATGCGCATCGACGAGAACGAGAAGGAGAAGGCCGACGCCGGCCGTGCGCACGCCCGGATCCGCTTCTCCGGCCTGCCCTCCGGCCTCGCCGAACCCGAACTCGCCCAGTACTGGGCCTCGGTGGAGATCCCCTACCGGCCGTTCTACTCCTACGAGGAGATCCTCGCCCCGTTCGGTGACGCGCCCGGCCAGCCTGCCTCCCTGCTCTCCGCCTGCGAGCGGCTCACCGCCGTCCTCACCCGGGACCGCATCACCACCCTGCCGCCGATGGACGAACTGGAGCGACTGCGCAACCTCGACGCCTTCATCCGGCGTCGGCCCACCGCCCCCGCCGACCTCTACCTGAGCTTCGTGCCCGAGGACCGGGTCTGGGCGGACTGGATCGCCTCCGTGCTCACCGACGCCGGCTTCCGGGTGGTCTCCCGCGATCTCGGGGTCGGCGCCGACCCGCGGGCCTCCACCGAGCAGGGCATCGACGCCGCCTACCGCACCGTCGCCGTGCTCTCCTCGGCCTACCTCGTCTCGCCGCAGGCCCAGGCCCTGTGGGAGCGCGCCGTCGGCGGCGACCCGGCCGGCACCCGCCGCCAGGTGATCCCCGTCCGCGTGGGCGACGTCCGGCTCACCGCGCCGTTCAACAACCGCAACCCCGTCGACCTGGTCGGCCGCGACGAGACCCAGGCCGCCCTCACCCTGCTGCGCGCCCTCGGCCACACCGACCCGGTGCCCACCGAGCGCAGCCCGGGCAGTCCGCGCTTCCCCGGCACCCGCCCCACGTACTGGTCGGTGCCGCAGCGCAACCCCTCCTTCACCGGGCGCGCCAAGGTCCTCGACGACCTGCGCGAACAGCTCGTCGGCGGGCCCACCGCCGTACTGCCCACCCCGCAGACCCTGTACGGGCTCGGCGGCGTCGGCAAGACCCAGGTCGCGCTGGAGTACGCCCACCGCTTCATGTCGCACTACGACCTGGTCTGGTGGATCGACGCCGAGCAGCCCGAGTCCGTCGTCCTCGACCTCGCCGAACTCGCCGACCGACTCGGTCTGCGGGTCGGCGAGAGCGTCAACGAGGCCGCCGAGTCCGCCCGCGAGGCACTGCGCCGCGGCACCCCGACCTCACGCTGGCTGCTGATCTTCGACAACGCCGACGAACCCTCCGAGGTCCGCCGGTACTTCCCCGGCGGCACGGGCCACATCCTCATCACCTCCCGCAACCAGGGCTGGTCCGGACAGGCCGGAGTGCTCGGCGTGGACGTCTTCACCCGCGGCGAGAGCATCGACCACCTGCGCCGCCGGGTCCGCGGACTCACCCGTCAGGACGCCGACCGGGTCGCCGAGGCCGTCGGCGACCTGCCGCTCGCCGTCGAGGTCGCCGCCGCCTGGCTGGAGACCACCCGCACCCCCGTCGACACCTACGTGGCCCAGCTGCAGGCCGAGGCCACCAAGGCGCTCGCCGCCGGCGACACCCCGGTCGACTACCCGACCCCGGTCGGCGCCACCTGGAACGTCTCCATCGCCCGGCTGCGCGAGCAGTCCCCGGCCGCCGTCCGCCTCCTCCAGCTCTGCGCCTTCTTCGCCCCCGAGCCGATCTCCCTCACGCTCTTCTACAACGAGCAGATGACCCGCGCCCTCGCCCCCTACGACGAGGAGCTCACCGACAGCTTCATGCTCGGCAAGGTCATCCAGGCCGTCAGCCGGTACGCCCTCGCCAAGACCGACGCAGCCAGCAACAGCTTCCAGGTGCACCGGCTCGTCCAGGCCGTCGTCCGCAGCGGCATGACCCCCACCGAGCAGCAGGACGCGATGCACGACGTGCACCGCATCCTGGTGAACGCGCGCCCCTCCCTGGGCGACACCGACGACCCCGGCAACTGGCCCGCCTTCGAGAAGATCTGGCCCCACCTCACACCGTCCCGCGCCCAGGACTGCGACGAGCGCGAGACCCGGGAACTGCTCATCGACCGCGTCCGCTACCTGTGGAAGCGCGTCGACCTCGAACGCGCCATGAGCCTCGCCCGCTCCCTCGACGTCACCTGGGCCGACCGCTACGCCGCCGAGACCAACGCCGCCGAACGACGCTTCCTGCGCCGCCAGATGCTCAGCCTCAACTTCCAGCTCGCCAACGTGCTCCGCTCCCAGGGCGCGTACAGCGAGGCGCTGGAACTGGACCGGGCCACCCTCGCCGGGCAGAAGGAACTCCTCGGCGACCACAACGCCTTCACCCTGATGACCGCGGGCTCGCTCGGAGCCGACCTGCGCAACCTCGGCCGGTTCCAGGAGGCGCTGATCCTGGACATCGACACCTACAACCAGTTCCGCGACCTGTTCGGCGACGACAACCCGCGCACCCTGTCCGTCGCCAACAACCTCGCCATCGACCACCGGCTCGTCGGCAACTCCCAGCTCGCCCGGGACCTCGATCAGGAGACCTTCGACCGGCGGGCGGCCGTCCTCGGCCCGCGCCACCCGTACACCCTCTCCAGCAAGTCCAACCTGGCCCGCGACCTGCGCGAGATGGGCGACTACAAGGGCTCGGCCGAACTGCTCCGCGAGGTCACCGAGAGCCTCGACGAGATCCTCCAGCCCGACGCCCCGGAGAACCTCCGCAACGCCAAGTCCCTCGCCGTCTCGCTCCGCCGCGCCGGCGAGGTCCGCGAGGCCCGCCGGCTCACCGAGCAGACCTACGAGCGGTACGTCGACCGGTACGGCCCGGACAACGCGGACGCCCTCGCCTGCCGCCTCAACCTGGCCGCCGACCACAGCGCCGCCGGCGACAAGGAGACCGCCCGCGACATCGCCGCCGCCGCCTACGAGGGCTACCGGCGCCTGCACGGCGACCAGCACCCCTTCACCGCCGTCTGCCAGAACAACCTCGCCATCTACCTCCGCGGCAGCGGCGACGTCACCGGCGCCATCCGGCACAACGAGGAGGCCGTCGCCGGACTCGCCCACTCCCTCGACCCCGACCACCCGTACACCCTCAACGCCACCATCAACCTCGCCAACGCCTACGCCGACGACCACCAGCTCGCCAAGGCCGAGGAACTCGGCCGCGCCGCCTACGCCGGGCTGCACAACCGCTACGGCCCCGGCCACCCGGACGCCGTGGTGTGCTGGCTCAACCTGGCCATCACCCTGCGCTCCGCCGGCCGCCAGGACGAGGCGGATGCCATGCGCCGGCAGGCCATCACCGCCCTGGTCGAGCTGTTCGGCGACGACCACCCGACGATCGTCTCCGCCCGCGGCTGGCAGCGGATCAACCGCGACCTCGAACCCCAGCCGCTCTGA
- a CDS encoding FxsC-like protein, whose product MNSPGGWGKDAARPYFFLSYAHTPRATGKAGDPNHWVARLYDDLCEAITELTDVPEGVPVGFMDQSMHQGQFWADRLARELASCRVFVPLYSPRYFKSHACGQEWHSFSQRPVYQRWQDGEVTSGIVPVLWVAMDHYTLPRCASELQFNHGSFGPDYAAEGLYALMKLTAYRSQYELAVHRLAQRIVEVAERTIIPVARPARFEEQPSAFTGTEPPGNTLRISVYSYRRGEQPPGRSADYYGARRTDWQPYRPESRRPLAEDAVDVARSMGFQATVHEFETEAPAMLGGAEPTAPGIVLIDRWALYDGRRREAVRRLDQRHPAWVTTLEPWNTEDEECAAHDEELTRLSDDVLRSARSRRPTLRGGGSSAPGSLEAFRGEMEWAVIRANQGFERRDGPKIQHLPAQRRPSLRADFDTGQRPSRTVPLDTPGDDEDGGGTVRAAPGGGQP is encoded by the coding sequence GTGAACAGCCCGGGGGGATGGGGGAAGGATGCTGCGCGGCCGTACTTCTTCCTCAGCTACGCCCACACCCCGCGTGCCACCGGCAAGGCGGGCGACCCCAACCACTGGGTGGCCAGACTCTACGACGACCTGTGCGAGGCGATCACCGAACTGACCGACGTCCCCGAGGGCGTACCGGTCGGATTCATGGACCAGTCCATGCACCAGGGGCAGTTCTGGGCCGACCGCCTCGCCCGCGAACTCGCGTCGTGCCGGGTCTTCGTCCCGCTCTACTCGCCCCGCTACTTCAAGAGCCATGCCTGCGGCCAGGAGTGGCACTCCTTCAGCCAGCGCCCGGTCTACCAGAGATGGCAGGACGGCGAGGTGACCAGTGGCATCGTCCCGGTCCTCTGGGTCGCCATGGACCACTACACGCTGCCCCGCTGCGCCAGTGAACTCCAGTTCAACCACGGCAGTTTCGGGCCCGACTACGCCGCCGAGGGCCTGTACGCGCTGATGAAGCTCACCGCGTACCGGTCCCAGTACGAACTCGCCGTCCACCGGCTCGCCCAGCGCATCGTCGAGGTCGCCGAGCGGACCATCATCCCGGTCGCCCGCCCGGCCAGGTTCGAGGAACAGCCGAGCGCCTTCACCGGCACCGAGCCGCCCGGCAACACCCTGCGCATCTCCGTCTACTCCTACCGCCGCGGCGAACAGCCGCCGGGCCGCAGCGCCGACTACTACGGCGCGCGCCGCACCGACTGGCAGCCCTACCGGCCGGAGTCCCGCAGGCCGCTCGCCGAGGACGCCGTCGACGTCGCCCGCAGCATGGGATTCCAGGCCACCGTCCACGAGTTCGAGACCGAGGCGCCGGCCATGCTCGGCGGGGCCGAGCCCACCGCCCCCGGCATCGTGCTGATCGACCGGTGGGCCCTCTACGACGGCCGCCGCCGGGAGGCCGTGCGCCGGCTGGACCAGCGCCATCCGGCCTGGGTCACCACCCTCGAACCGTGGAACACCGAGGACGAGGAGTGCGCCGCCCACGACGAGGAACTCACCCGCCTCAGCGACGACGTGCTGCGCTCCGCCCGTTCCCGGCGGCCCACCCTGCGGGGCGGCGGATCCTCCGCCCCCGGCAGCCTGGAGGCCTTCCGCGGCGAGATGGAGTGGGCGGTGATCCGCGCCAACCAGGGTTTCGAACGCCGGGACGGACCCAAGATCCAGCACCTGCCGGCCCAGCGCAGACCGAGCCTGCGGGCCGACTTCGACACCGGACAGCGGCCGTCCCGCACCGTGCCGCTCGACACGCCAGGGGACGACGAGGACGGCGGAGGCACCGTAAGGGCCGCGCCTGGGGGAGGACAGCCATGA
- a CDS encoding aminoglycoside 3-N-acetyltransferase: MKSLTGGTTTDGQFRSACSHPPRIPIGSAIDSPQRLEDGLYTRAELTGHLRALGVERGEILLVQSSARAVGPVEDRARTIVTALQDALGPEGTLVAYTATPENSRTSRLHKEATAGLSSAERLRFLDRMPPFDRNSTPASPTMGRVSEEIRLLPGAVRSRHPQTSFTAVGPMARELTADHRYESHLGEHSPLNRLYKAGARVLMIGVPWTCCTVFHLAEYRQPGRTMQRYSTVVLGRGGRARWKHFYAPRVDTAHFDRMAAEITPTLKGLVKGHFGDADCVLMPIAEAVDGAARWLDRPAGESWEPSGRCGPIPSGKVTFLD; this comes from the coding sequence ATGAAGTCCCTGACCGGGGGCACGACCACCGATGGACAGTTCCGTTCGGCGTGCAGCCACCCGCCCCGGATCCCGATAGGCTCGGCCATCGATTCGCCACAGCGGCTGGAGGACGGGTTGTACACCCGAGCTGAGCTGACGGGCCATCTGCGCGCGCTCGGAGTCGAGCGGGGGGAGATCCTGCTCGTCCAGTCCTCCGCGCGGGCGGTCGGGCCGGTCGAGGACCGCGCACGGACCATCGTCACCGCCCTGCAGGACGCGCTCGGCCCCGAGGGAACGCTGGTCGCCTACACCGCGACCCCGGAGAACTCGCGGACGTCCCGGCTGCACAAGGAGGCCACGGCAGGCCTCTCAAGCGCCGAACGGCTCCGTTTCCTCGACCGCATGCCACCCTTCGACCGGAACAGCACGCCGGCCTCGCCCACCATGGGCCGGGTCTCCGAGGAGATCCGGCTGCTGCCGGGGGCGGTGCGCAGCCGCCACCCGCAGACGTCCTTCACCGCCGTGGGCCCGATGGCGAGGGAGCTGACGGCCGACCACCGGTACGAGAGCCACCTCGGTGAGCACTCGCCGCTGAACCGGCTGTACAAGGCCGGGGCCAGGGTCCTCATGATCGGCGTGCCGTGGACCTGCTGCACGGTGTTCCATCTGGCCGAGTACCGGCAGCCCGGCCGGACGATGCAACGCTACTCCACCGTCGTCCTCGGGAGGGGTGGTCGTGCACGGTGGAAACACTTCTATGCGCCCCGCGTGGACACCGCCCACTTCGACCGGATGGCGGCGGAGATCACCCCCACTCTCAAAGGCCTGGTGAAAGGCCATTTCGGCGACGCGGACTGTGTCCTGATGCCGATCGCCGAGGCCGTGGACGGGGCCGCGCGGTGGCTCGACCGCCCTGCGGGCGAGAGTTGGGAGCCCTCCGGGCGTTGCGGCCCTATTCCTTCGGGGAAGGTCACCTTCCTAGACTGA
- a CDS encoding FXSXX-COOH protein, translated as MVAALATRPVDDAPAEEAVTRPSLAALAALGTDELTAQLHRALPGAENGQVAVAAFNSSI; from the coding sequence ATGGTCGCTGCACTCGCCACCCGGCCTGTCGACGACGCACCCGCCGAGGAAGCCGTCACACGGCCTTCTCTTGCCGCGCTCGCCGCTCTGGGAACGGACGAACTGACCGCGCAGCTGCACCGCGCGCTGCCCGGTGCGGAGAACGGCCAGGTGGCCGTCGCCGCGTTCAACTCGTCCATCTGA
- a CDS encoding pyridoxamine 5'-phosphate oxidase (manually curated), whose protein sequence is MPTAERPPTALTTPIEPRPGPDLAVMRKHYQHEGLAEGDLAADPVTQFTTWFHEAEEAGVAEPNAMVLSTADAAGRPSSRTVLLKGYDLRGFVFFTNYGSRKGAELAVNPQASLLFPWIELARQVIVSGRVEKVGRDETAAYFRTRPHGSQLGAWASEQSSPVAGREILEQRYADLAARYPEGEGVPVPPFWGGYRVVPEAVEFWQGRENRLHDRLIFVADAEGGWTVERLCP, encoded by the coding sequence GTGCCTACCGCGGAACGCCCCCCGACTGCCCTGACGACGCCGATCGAACCCCGGCCGGGCCCGGACCTCGCCGTCATGCGCAAGCACTACCAGCACGAGGGGCTCGCCGAGGGCGATCTGGCCGCCGACCCGGTGACGCAGTTCACCACGTGGTTCCACGAGGCCGAGGAAGCGGGTGTGGCCGAACCCAACGCCATGGTGCTCTCCACCGCGGACGCCGCCGGCCGGCCCAGCTCGCGCACCGTCCTGCTCAAGGGCTACGACCTCCGCGGCTTCGTCTTCTTCACCAACTACGGCTCGCGCAAGGGCGCCGAACTCGCCGTCAACCCGCAGGCCTCGCTGCTCTTCCCGTGGATCGAGCTGGCCCGCCAGGTGATCGTCTCCGGCCGCGTCGAGAAGGTCGGCCGGGACGAGACCGCCGCCTACTTCCGCACCCGCCCGCACGGCTCCCAGCTCGGAGCCTGGGCCAGCGAGCAGTCCAGCCCGGTGGCCGGCCGCGAGATCCTCGAACAGCGCTACGCCGACCTCGCCGCCCGCTACCCCGAGGGCGAGGGCGTGCCCGTGCCTCCGTTCTGGGGCGGCTACCGGGTCGTCCCGGAGGCCGTCGAGTTCTGGCAGGGCCGCGAGAACCGCCTCCATGACCGCCTGATCTTCGTGGCGGACGCCGAGGGCGGCTGGACCGTCGAGCGCCTGTGCCCCTGA
- a CDS encoding citrate synthase — protein MSDFVPGLEGVVAFESEIAEPDREGGALRYRGVDIDDLVGHVSFGHVWGLLVDGKFNPGLPAAEPFPIPVHSGDIRVDVQSALAMLAPVWGLKPLLDISAEQARDDLARAAVMALSYVAQSARGQGLPMVPQREIDKAETVVERFMIRWRGEPDPRHVKAVDAYWTSAAEHGMNASTFTARVIASTGADVAAALSGAVGAMSGPLHGGAPSRVLGMIEEIERTGDAAGYVKKALDKGERLMGFGHRVYRAEDPRARVLRRTAKELGAPRFEIAEALEKAALEELHNRRPDRVLATNVEFWAAIMLDFAEVPAHMFTSMFTCARTAGWSAHILEQKRTGRLVRPSARYVGPGPRSPREVEGYDSIAH, from the coding sequence ATGTCCGACTTCGTACCCGGGCTCGAAGGTGTCGTCGCCTTCGAGAGCGAGATCGCCGAACCCGACCGTGAAGGCGGCGCCCTGCGCTACCGCGGTGTGGACATCGACGACCTGGTGGGCCACGTCTCCTTCGGCCACGTGTGGGGCCTGCTGGTCGACGGCAAGTTCAACCCCGGTCTGCCCGCCGCCGAGCCCTTCCCGATTCCGGTGCACTCCGGCGACATCCGGGTGGACGTGCAGTCCGCCCTCGCCATGCTCGCCCCGGTCTGGGGTCTCAAGCCGCTGCTCGACATCTCCGCCGAGCAGGCCCGCGACGACCTCGCCCGGGCCGCGGTGATGGCGCTGTCCTACGTCGCGCAGTCCGCGCGCGGCCAGGGCCTGCCGATGGTCCCGCAGCGCGAGATCGACAAGGCCGAGACGGTCGTCGAGCGGTTCATGATCCGCTGGCGCGGCGAGCCGGACCCGCGCCACGTGAAGGCCGTCGACGCCTACTGGACGTCCGCCGCCGAGCACGGCATGAACGCCTCCACCTTCACCGCCCGGGTCATCGCCTCCACCGGCGCCGACGTCGCGGCCGCGCTCTCCGGCGCGGTCGGCGCGATGTCCGGCCCGCTGCACGGCGGTGCGCCGTCCCGCGTGCTCGGCATGATCGAGGAGATCGAGCGCACCGGTGACGCGGCGGGCTACGTCAAGAAGGCGCTGGACAAGGGCGAGCGCCTGATGGGCTTCGGCCACCGCGTGTACCGCGCCGAGGACCCGCGCGCCCGCGTGCTGCGCCGCACCGCCAAGGAGCTCGGCGCCCCGCGCTTCGAGATCGCCGAGGCGCTGGAGAAGGCCGCGCTGGAGGAGCTGCACAACCGCCGCCCCGACCGCGTGCTCGCCACCAACGTGGAGTTCTGGGCCGCGATCATGCTGGACTTCGCCGAGGTCCCGGCGCACATGTTCACCTCGATGTTCACCTGTGCCCGGACGGCCGGCTGGTCGGCGCACATCCTGGAGCAGAAGCGGACCGGTCGCCTCGTGCGCCCCTCCGCGCGCTACGTCGGCCCGGGCCCGCGCAGCCCGCGCGAGGTCGAGGGCTACGACTCGATCGCGCACTGA